The proteins below are encoded in one region of Peribacillus muralis:
- a CDS encoding VOC family protein, translating into MKINKVTLYSHSLDEMLNFYVDELGFELRAQTNASFEITIGDSVLEVKDYHPQEKPYYHFAINIPTNLFNSAKEWAKSKVELLKEDGEDEVYFTLSDAHAFYFSDPSGNIVEFISRYAVSPKSPSKAFSVQESLCISEINFTTDKVGFIGSELNSLGLPVRKDEAISEGRLNFIGQHEAGSFLLLGPRKRRWIFSDRVSETFPLSLVIDDKLIISLNREGEMKVESAETNLG; encoded by the coding sequence ATGAAGATCAATAAGGTCACACTATATAGTCATTCCTTGGATGAAATGCTGAATTTTTATGTGGATGAGTTAGGCTTTGAGCTACGCGCACAAACCAATGCCAGTTTTGAAATTACGATTGGGGACAGTGTGCTGGAGGTCAAAGACTATCATCCTCAGGAGAAGCCTTATTATCATTTTGCCATTAACATCCCAACCAATTTATTTAACTCGGCAAAAGAATGGGCAAAATCAAAAGTCGAGTTATTGAAGGAAGATGGTGAGGATGAAGTTTATTTTACCCTTTCAGACGCCCATGCCTTTTATTTTTCAGACCCATCAGGCAACATTGTCGAGTTCATATCCAGATATGCTGTATCACCGAAATCACCGTCAAAGGCTTTTTCTGTACAGGAATCCTTGTGCATTAGCGAAATAAATTTTACGACAGATAAGGTGGGCTTCATCGGGAGTGAGTTGAATAGCTTAGGGCTTCCAGTAAGGAAGGATGAAGCGATTAGTGAAGGAAGATTGAATTTCATAGGGCAGCATGAAGCAGGATCGTTTTTACTTTTGGGTCCAAGGAAAAGGCGCTGGATTTTTTCGGATAGGGTGTCGGAAACCTTTCCGCTATCGCTTGTCATTGATGACAAGCTAATCATTTCATTAAATCGCGAAGGGGAGATGAAAGTTGAATCAGCAGAAACAAACTTGGGATGA
- a CDS encoding O-methyltransferase, translating to MNQQKQTWDEVDLYFSNKLHTTDHIMNSILKANEEAGLPAIDVSPNQGKFLHLLAKLCGAKSILEIGTLGGYSSVWLARALPEEGRLITLEYEEKHAKVAEANIKKAGLADKISIIVGAALDTLPKLKEQGLTSFDLIFIDADKVNNSEYLRWALKLSRPGTVIITDNVIRDGKVLDPDSEDPNVKGIRTFVDQLSVDPRIDSTVMQTVGMKGYDGFVIGRVKQ from the coding sequence TTGAATCAGCAGAAACAAACTTGGGATGAGGTAGACTTATATTTTAGTAATAAACTTCATACGACCGATCACATCATGAATTCAATATTGAAGGCGAATGAAGAAGCGGGGCTGCCGGCCATCGATGTATCTCCAAACCAAGGGAAATTCCTCCATCTGCTCGCGAAACTGTGCGGAGCGAAAAGCATCTTGGAAATCGGGACCCTTGGCGGCTATAGCAGTGTGTGGCTCGCGCGCGCTTTGCCGGAAGAAGGACGGTTGATAACGCTTGAATATGAAGAGAAGCATGCAAAAGTGGCTGAAGCGAATATCAAGAAGGCAGGCTTGGCCGATAAAATCAGCATCATTGTGGGGGCGGCACTTGATACGTTGCCAAAGCTTAAAGAACAAGGTTTAACCAGCTTTGACCTCATTTTTATCGATGCGGATAAGGTCAATAATTCCGAATATCTTAGATGGGCGCTGAAACTTTCTCGGCCTGGTACCGTGATCATCACCGATAATGTCATACGAGATGGAAAGGTGCTCGATCCCGATAGCGAAGACCCGAATGTGAAGGGAATCCGCACATTTGTAGATCAGCTATCCGTAGACCCGCGCATCGACTCTACCGTCATGCAAACGGTTGGCATGAAGGGATATGATGGTTTTGTGATCGGAAGGGTTAAGCAGTAA
- a CDS encoding glycosyl hydrolase family 8, which yields MKKRKSLMIGIGVIIFGIIFSVVVVSQTTQTSKQELAGKRPFPQHAVYQSGTIKPDDASQEELDDAVGDFYEVWKKEYLKQPADKKDEYYIYYNDKGYAEPKNAVTVSEAHGYGMMITAIMAGSGDKRYFDGLYRFYKAHESDNAPSLMAWQQVKDKKGKIINTPGDADSATDGDMDIAYSLLLADRQWGSDGDIDYLARAKDIIEAIMAHEINRSQSLIKLGDWAEDDDEVYGKATRSSDFLLSHLKVFEEVTGNQDWEAVTNKAYKIMNAIYEGQSRDTGLMPDFIVQSKDGIQPAQADFLEGENDGDYSWNSSRTPWRYTIDYLLTGDDRALTQLTRMNEWIKSETDGNPENIQSGYTLNGQIVEEGNSTSFTAPFMVSSMIDPSNQQWINDLWDRTIQSKEDDDYFANTIKLQAMIVVSGNWWAP from the coding sequence ATGAAAAAAAGAAAAAGCTTAATGATCGGAATCGGAGTGATCATCTTCGGAATCATCTTCTCGGTAGTGGTGGTGTCCCAAACCACTCAAACCTCGAAGCAAGAGCTGGCCGGTAAAAGGCCATTTCCGCAGCATGCAGTTTATCAATCAGGGACGATAAAGCCTGACGATGCATCACAAGAGGAGCTGGACGATGCGGTTGGGGATTTTTATGAAGTCTGGAAAAAAGAATACCTCAAGCAGCCAGCAGATAAAAAAGATGAATATTATATCTACTACAACGATAAGGGGTATGCGGAACCAAAAAATGCCGTCACCGTTTCAGAGGCCCATGGCTATGGAATGATGATAACGGCCATCATGGCAGGCAGTGGGGATAAGCGGTATTTTGATGGACTTTACCGATTTTATAAAGCGCATGAAAGCGATAATGCTCCTTCGTTGATGGCGTGGCAGCAAGTGAAGGATAAAAAGGGGAAAATCATAAATACGCCAGGAGATGCCGACTCGGCAACCGATGGAGATATGGATATCGCTTATTCGCTTCTATTGGCTGATCGCCAGTGGGGAAGCGATGGGGACATCGACTATCTTGCCCGGGCAAAGGACATCATCGAGGCGATCATGGCGCATGAAATAAACCGGTCGCAATCCTTGATTAAACTGGGCGACTGGGCTGAGGATGATGATGAGGTATACGGAAAAGCCACACGCTCTTCGGATTTCCTTCTCAGTCATTTGAAGGTGTTCGAGGAAGTAACGGGGAATCAGGACTGGGAGGCTGTAACGAATAAGGCGTATAAGATCATGAATGCCATTTATGAAGGGCAAAGTCGCGATACGGGGCTGATGCCGGATTTCATTGTCCAATCCAAAGATGGGATTCAGCCTGCACAAGCGGACTTTTTAGAAGGGGAGAATGACGGCGATTATAGCTGGAATAGCAGCCGAACCCCGTGGCGTTATACGATTGATTACTTATTGACCGGTGATGATAGGGCGCTAACCCAATTGACGAGAATGAATGAATGGATCAAGTCGGAAACGGATGGAAACCCTGAGAATATCCAATCCGGCTATACGTTAAACGGACAAATCGTCGAAGAAGGAAATAGTACAAGCTTCACGGCCCCCTTCATGGTAAGCAGCATGATCGATCCGTCCAACCAGCAATGGATCAACGATTTGTGGGACCGGACGATACAATCAAAAGAAGACGATGACTATTTTGCCAATACGATAAAATTGCAGGCAATGATTGTGGTGTCAGGAAACTGGTGGGCACCATAA
- a CDS encoding pentapeptide repeat-containing protein, with protein sequence MTAKIKIEQPKIGKELPEANFQEIYYKDEPYLDACIIANCSIDRESIDKIVLSQVVFKNVTFSDVYFRNIELTDVIFDHCDLTNADFMGGSIHRVEFKDSKLLGINLSDASLGNVLFESCNLNLSAFGYASIKQVKYDRCSLESADYYECTLKKVAFDACRLNEVNFSRTPLKGIDLSSSTFQRLTVSLEDLNGCEVSADQAIGFAAMLGLTIKE encoded by the coding sequence ATGACAGCCAAAATCAAGATTGAACAGCCTAAGATTGGTAAAGAGCTACCCGAAGCAAATTTTCAGGAAATCTATTATAAAGATGAGCCCTATCTTGATGCCTGTATCATCGCCAATTGTTCGATTGATAGAGAATCAATCGACAAAATTGTATTATCACAGGTAGTTTTTAAAAATGTGACATTCAGCGATGTGTACTTCAGGAATATTGAGCTAACGGATGTTATTTTTGACCATTGCGACTTGACCAATGCCGATTTCATGGGTGGGTCGATTCACCGTGTCGAATTCAAGGATTCGAAATTACTTGGCATCAACCTGTCCGATGCCAGTTTAGGAAATGTTCTATTCGAGAGCTGCAACTTGAATTTAAGTGCCTTCGGTTATGCTTCCATAAAACAGGTGAAATATGATCGCTGTTCATTGGAAAGCGCAGATTACTATGAGTGTACATTGAAGAAAGTGGCATTCGATGCCTGCAGATTAAATGAGGTCAATTTTTCCAGGACGCCACTTAAAGGAATCGACCTTAGCAGCTCCACCTTCCAAAGGCTAACCGTATCCCTGGAGGATCTAAACGGCTGCGAGGTTTCCGCGGATCAAGCGATAGGCTTTGCTGCCATGCTTGGACTGACAATCAAAGAGTGA
- a CDS encoding thioredoxin family protein — protein sequence MKNIGTEQEYREQIKQEGLTVGIFTTTWCPDCKRLDMFIDEITQEHQDKQWFTIDRDEFPEISEEQTVMGIPSLLVFRNGEKVAHLHSANAKTPEAVNEFLNEL from the coding sequence ATGAAAAATATAGGCACAGAACAAGAATACCGTGAACAAATTAAACAAGAAGGACTGACGGTCGGGATTTTTACGACTACTTGGTGTCCAGACTGCAAACGCTTAGACATGTTCATCGATGAAATCACGCAGGAGCATCAAGACAAGCAGTGGTTTACGATCGATCGCGACGAATTCCCTGAGATTTCTGAGGAGCAAACGGTAATGGGGATTCCATCGCTATTAGTATTCAGAAATGGCGAGAAAGTGGCTCATCTGCACAGTGCCAATGCAAAAACTCCAGAGGCAGTCAACGAATTCTTAAATGAACTGTAA
- a CDS encoding VOC family protein — MTKKVTPFLMFQGNAEEAMNEYTAMIEESEITSITRYGANQPGTEGSVMQATFTLKNQEFMCIDSNAEHQFTFTPSFSIFLTCDSEEEIDRLYSRLADGGQALMPLGDYSFSKKFGWIADKYGVSWQLNLPKE; from the coding sequence ATGACAAAAAAAGTGACACCCTTCCTCATGTTCCAAGGAAATGCGGAAGAAGCGATGAATGAGTACACGGCTATGATTGAAGAGTCGGAAATAACCAGCATCACCCGGTATGGAGCAAATCAGCCAGGTACAGAGGGAAGCGTCATGCAAGCCACCTTCACCTTAAAAAATCAGGAGTTCATGTGCATCGATAGTAATGCTGAGCACCAATTTACCTTTACACCTTCATTTTCAATCTTTCTTACATGTGATAGTGAAGAAGAAATTGACAGGCTGTATTCGCGTTTAGCTGATGGCGGACAAGCGCTGATGCCATTGGGTGACTATTCCTTTAGCAAGAAGTTCGGATGGATAGCCGATAAGTATGGTGTCTCCTGGCAGCTGAACCTCCCTAAGGAATGA
- a CDS encoding Rrf2 family transcriptional regulator gives MQLTKGVEQAICIIVILSTQDKKVPLSSNEISRRLEVSPSYLKKIIRKLVVKQIITSVPGNNGGLSLAKRVDEIKNIEIIEAMEGPISMFPDTGLIEKAFKDGEYAEKGVDVLRRMFTQADELLMEFFSSQTVADLLKESFGTNELPTLNWNSESLCEFRSEKTGEKE, from the coding sequence TTGCAATTAACAAAAGGGGTGGAGCAAGCGATATGCATCATTGTCATACTCTCAACCCAGGATAAAAAGGTGCCGCTTTCGTCCAATGAGATTAGCAGAAGGTTGGAAGTATCTCCTTCGTATTTGAAAAAAATCATCCGGAAATTGGTCGTGAAGCAAATCATCACTTCCGTACCAGGGAATAATGGCGGCCTCTCGCTTGCCAAGCGTGTGGATGAAATTAAGAATATCGAAATTATTGAAGCGATGGAAGGTCCGATATCGATGTTTCCCGATACAGGACTTATTGAAAAAGCGTTTAAAGATGGCGAGTATGCTGAAAAGGGAGTGGACGTTCTTCGCAGGATGTTCACGCAGGCGGATGAGCTTCTCATGGAGTTCTTTTCCAGTCAAACAGTGGCTGATCTGCTCAAGGAAAGCTTTGGAACAAACGAACTTCCGACCTTGAATTGGAATTCGGAATCATTGTGTGAATTTAGAAGTGAAAAGACAGGTGAAAAAGAATGA